In one Halorubrum sp. CBA1229 genomic region, the following are encoded:
- a CDS encoding class I SAM-dependent methyltransferase — protein sequence MHGLGDVRFFDLTAPLYDRVMPPANGEALAAGLDHATRPIDRLLDVGGGSGRAAAALAGPEIAVVDASLGMLARARDDRELSGVAGDAGRLPFRDEMVDAVTIVDAFHHLPDQEAAIREAARVLAPGGALVLREFDPEHPLGRVLVAAEHAIGMASRFRTPADLARAFDDAGLDPRIVDRGFGYTVAGVKREE from the coding sequence ATGCACGGCCTCGGCGACGTCCGCTTCTTCGACCTGACGGCGCCCCTCTACGACCGCGTCATGCCGCCGGCGAACGGCGAGGCGCTGGCCGCAGGGCTCGACCACGCGACGCGGCCGATCGACCGGCTGCTCGACGTCGGCGGCGGCTCCGGCCGAGCGGCCGCCGCGCTGGCGGGACCGGAGATCGCGGTCGTCGACGCCTCCCTCGGGATGCTTGCTCGCGCCCGCGACGATCGGGAGCTCTCGGGCGTCGCCGGCGACGCGGGACGCCTCCCGTTCCGCGACGAGATGGTCGACGCGGTCACGATCGTCGACGCGTTCCACCACCTGCCCGATCAGGAGGCCGCGATCCGGGAGGCCGCGCGGGTGCTCGCGCCGGGCGGCGCGCTCGTACTCCGGGAGTTCGACCCCGAGCACCCGCTGGGGCGCGTCCTCGTCGCCGCCGAGCACGCGATCGGGATGGCGTCGCGGTTCCGGACGCCGGCGGATCTAGCCCGGGCGTTCGACGACGCCGGGCTCGATCCCCGGATCGTCGACCGCGGCTTCGGCTACACGGTGGCGGGCGTCAAGCGCGAAGAGTAA
- a CDS encoding GNAT family N-acetyltransferase encodes MEYAVVGGPGAEATLRLDYRVFAYAGKFVVGAPGKAVLRTPDGSPAVPEWEPEEPLPPTVEASEFDDDVVAAISFSPDRTDPACCRLRYVTVHVARRGEGLGPRLVDRTVSRLAADGYDRVRIAVNNPFAYAALYKCGFAYTGEQTGIAELELERPASEPAAEAGPGGERYRAGLRAFREGDRDLDPREEGFIADRLGEGGESG; translated from the coding sequence ATGGAGTACGCCGTCGTCGGCGGGCCGGGAGCGGAGGCGACGCTGCGGCTCGACTACCGGGTGTTCGCCTACGCCGGCAAGTTCGTCGTCGGCGCGCCGGGGAAAGCCGTCCTCCGGACGCCGGACGGCTCGCCGGCGGTCCCGGAGTGGGAGCCGGAGGAGCCGCTTCCGCCGACGGTCGAGGCAAGCGAGTTCGACGACGACGTGGTCGCCGCGATATCCTTCTCGCCCGACCGGACCGACCCCGCTTGCTGCCGCCTCCGGTACGTCACCGTCCACGTCGCGCGCCGGGGCGAGGGGCTCGGCCCGCGACTCGTCGATCGGACCGTTTCCCGGCTCGCGGCCGACGGGTACGACCGGGTCCGGATCGCGGTGAACAACCCGTTCGCCTACGCGGCGCTTTATAAATGCGGCTTCGCGTACACCGGCGAGCAGACCGGGATCGCCGAGCTGGAGCTGGAGCGCCCGGCGAGCGAGCCGGCCGCGGAGGCGGGCCCGGGCGGAGAGCGGTACCGCGCCGGGCTCCGCGCCTTCCGCGAGGGCGACCGCGACCTCGACCCGCGCGAGGAGGGGTTCATCGCGGACCGGCTCGGGGAGGGTGGGGAGTCCGGATAG
- a CDS encoding TspO/MBR family protein has translation MVTAVRSRLPDRRDALLIAAAAVAVNLIGAVGVPFTATESAWFAELALPAYYPPGWAFGVVWPILYALLGAAAALVYLRGRDAVSGAGVANAPEVARDPRTARDARTALGLFAVQLGLNVAWSPVFWGLERADLGLAVLAALLPLVVATIAAFDRVDRRAALLLVPYLAWVCFATALNYGIWALN, from the coding sequence ATGGTAACCGCCGTCCGATCCCGACTCCCGGACCGCCGGGACGCCCTCCTGATCGCCGCCGCCGCGGTCGCCGTCAACCTGATCGGGGCGGTCGGCGTCCCCTTCACCGCCACCGAGAGCGCGTGGTTCGCAGAGCTCGCGCTGCCGGCGTACTACCCGCCGGGCTGGGCGTTCGGCGTGGTCTGGCCGATCCTGTACGCGCTGCTGGGCGCCGCCGCGGCGCTCGTTTACCTCCGGGGCCGCGACGCGGTCAGCGGTGCGGGCGTCGCGAACGCGCCGGAGGTCGCGCGCGATCCCAGGACCGCCCGCGACGCCCGGACCGCGCTCGGGCTGTTCGCCGTCCAACTCGGTCTCAACGTCGCGTGGTCGCCCGTCTTCTGGGGCCTCGAACGCGCCGACCTCGGGCTCGCCGTGCTCGCCGCGCTGCTCCCGCTCGTGGTCGCGACGATCGCCGCGTTCGACCGCGTCGACCGCCGGGCCGCGCTCCTGCTTGTCCCCTACCTCGCGTGGGTCTGTTTCGCGACCGCGCTCAACTACGGAATCTGGGCGCTGAACTGA
- a CDS encoding AI-2E family transporter: MNRGQSFLLLLIGTVALLTLFVILPFAEYVIASAILAYVLYPFHVRLSRGISRTLARRVGESLSRRLGRMLSGISLIVASVVAVILPVAYISWVFVRDLTAIARGNTDIEVAAIEAEIAALTGQEVEVGEVLATIGQALVNTLFGGVSGVVSTTLRASVGLSLALFLVYYALLDGPAFVGWIRDTSPLPSDVTADLVDRVDAMTRGVVIGHIVVALLQALVAGIGLWAAGIPNVVFWTFVMAVLALLPLIGAFFVWGPAAAYLVVVDQVTAGVLLALYGVFVIAMVDNYARPIVIDQQAHLNPAVILLGVFGGIYSVGFTGLFVGPIVIGVLAATLETFREDYDAIGGG; encoded by the coding sequence ATGAACCGCGGCCAGTCGTTTCTCCTCCTTTTGATCGGCACGGTCGCGCTGTTGACGCTGTTCGTCATCCTGCCGTTCGCCGAGTACGTCATCGCGTCGGCGATCCTCGCGTACGTGCTCTACCCGTTCCACGTGCGGCTCTCACGGGGGATCAGTCGGACGCTGGCGCGTCGCGTCGGGGAGTCGCTGTCCCGTCGGCTCGGACGGATGCTCTCCGGAATCTCGCTTATCGTCGCATCGGTCGTCGCCGTGATCCTCCCGGTCGCGTACATCTCGTGGGTGTTCGTCCGGGACCTCACGGCGATCGCGCGGGGGAACACCGACATCGAGGTCGCGGCGATCGAGGCCGAGATCGCGGCGCTCACCGGTCAGGAGGTCGAGGTCGGCGAGGTGCTCGCGACGATCGGTCAGGCCCTCGTCAACACGCTGTTCGGCGGCGTCAGCGGGGTCGTCAGCACGACGCTCCGCGCCTCGGTGGGGCTCTCGCTGGCGCTGTTTCTCGTCTACTACGCGCTGCTCGACGGGCCGGCGTTCGTGGGGTGGATCCGCGACACGAGCCCCCTCCCCTCGGACGTCACCGCGGACCTCGTCGACCGCGTCGACGCGATGACCCGCGGCGTGGTGATCGGACACATCGTTGTGGCGCTGCTGCAGGCGCTGGTCGCGGGGATCGGCCTCTGGGCGGCCGGCATCCCGAACGTCGTCTTCTGGACGTTCGTCATGGCCGTGCTGGCGCTGTTACCGCTGATCGGGGCGTTCTTCGTCTGGGGGCCGGCCGCGGCGTACCTCGTCGTCGTCGATCAGGTCACGGCCGGCGTGTTGCTCGCGCTGTACGGCGTGTTCGTCATCGCGATGGTGGACAACTACGCCCGACCGATCGTCATCGACCAGCAGGCGCACCTGAACCCCGCCGTCATCCTCCTCGGCGTGTTCGGCGGGATCTACTCGGTCGGGTTCACCGGGCTGTTCGTCGGCCCCATCGTCATCGGCGTGCTCGCGGCGACGCTGGAGACGTTCCGCGAGGACTACGACGCGATCGGCGGCGGGTAG
- a CDS encoding DUF6149 family protein encodes MKIRQNIRHWAAKKALTTPVVGDVANDKLVDLHTSIFLNKADEERREERREHLDDFFDGTMDAYVAALEAGFPEAEAREITHVQANFDFFNHGWTEMMEIPGDELEEHYRRYEEFFTTHGITIDDPLGEFRPVEGVADAPETPERLETPEYENALAGFADDVYVQTDDGETIVGGETEEPDEVDPAAAPGLDEDEASA; translated from the coding sequence ATGAAGATCCGGCAGAACATCCGCCACTGGGCCGCGAAGAAGGCGTTGACGACGCCGGTCGTCGGCGACGTCGCGAACGACAAGCTCGTCGACCTCCACACGAGCATCTTCCTCAACAAGGCCGACGAGGAGCGCCGGGAGGAGCGCCGCGAGCACCTCGACGACTTCTTCGACGGGACGATGGACGCGTACGTGGCCGCCCTGGAGGCCGGCTTCCCGGAGGCCGAGGCCCGCGAGATCACCCACGTGCAGGCCAACTTCGACTTCTTCAACCACGGCTGGACGGAGATGATGGAGATCCCGGGCGACGAGTTAGAGGAGCATTACCGGCGCTACGAGGAGTTCTTCACGACGCACGGGATCACGATCGACGACCCGCTCGGCGAGTTCCGACCCGTCGAGGGCGTCGCCGACGCCCCCGAGACGCCGGAGCGGCTGGAGACCCCCGAGTACGAGAACGCGCTCGCCGGCTTCGCCGACGACGTCTACGTCCAGACCGACGACGGCGAGACGATCGTCGGCGGCGAGACCGAGGAGCCCGACGAGGTCGACCCGGCCGCGGCGCCCGGGCTCGACGAGGACGAGGCGAGCGCGTAG